In Polyodon spathula isolate WHYD16114869_AA chromosome 11, ASM1765450v1, whole genome shotgun sequence, one genomic interval encodes:
- the LOC121322764 gene encoding lariat debranching enzyme A-like: MKVAVEGCCHGELDKIYETIAFLERKEGVKVDLLLCCGDFQAVRNEADMKCMAVPQKYRQMQTFYKYYSGEKKAPVLTIFVGGNHEASNHMQELPYGGWVAPNIYYLGYAGVVRYRGIRIGGLSGIYKSHDYRKGHFECPPYDQQTVRSAYHVRNIEVFKLKQIRQPMDIFLSHDWPRGIYHYGNKSQLLKRKSFLREEVESNSLGSPAAAELLQHLQPAYWFSAHLHVKFAAYMQHQAQNDLLPRATKFLSLDKCLPHRDFLQIVDIEQDPSASDRLEYDPEWLSILKNTSSLVNTTARTWNMPENNGLFSRWDYSASESGLKEVQSDLGGDLRVPENFSATVPHYDPNNPQLQREPTYAVNPQTTELCACLGLTDPNACRTGGVGWEEEEEEEEEDNLSTGSAEEPSEYPTDTSGLSSSVNPDEITIEEEWEEDGEAAAMQNPPARLVLPSPSRTSNSEVLIENRPPFSLSASLPEPMGVSSSEEFTNEKPARHKGVVITDDMEGNSSPPAGESGTARPPKRISGENAATGEGSKKIKRRNQTIYTAQEEEEEEEERDC, encoded by the exons ATGAAGGTGGCGGTGGAAGGCTGTTGCCATGGCGAGCTGGATAAGATCTACGAGACCATCGCATTCCTGGAGAGGAAGGAGGGAGTGAAGGTGGACCTGCTGCTGTGCTGCGGAGACTTCCAGGCCGTGCGCAACGAGGCTGACATGAAGTGCATGGCAGTGCCGCAGAAATACAGGCAGATGCAGACCTTCTACAA gtaTTACTCTGGAGAGAAGAAGGCTCCTGTCCTCACCATCTTCGTGGGGGGCAACCACGAAGCGTCCAATCACATGCAGGAGCTGCCCTACGGGGGCTGGGTGGCACCCAACATCTACTACCTGG GCTATGCAGGAGTGGTCCGGTATAGAGGGATCCGGATCGGAGGGCTGTCTGGGATCTACAAGTCACACGACTACAGGAAAG GTCACTTTGAATGCCCTCCGTATGACCAGCAGACAGTCAGGAGCGCGTACCACGTGAGAAACATTGAGGTCTTCAAATTGAAGCAG ATCCGGCAGCCCATGGATATCTTCCTGTCTCACGATTGGCCGCGAGGGATCTATCACTATGGCAACAAGTCTCAGCTGCTGAAGAGGAAGTCGTTCCTGCGGGAGGAAGTGGAGTCGAACTCGCTGGGCAGCCCGGCTGCAGCAGAGCTCCTGCAGCACCTGCAGCCTGCGTACTGGTTCTCTGCTCACCTGCACGTCAAGTTCGCAGCATACATGCAGCACCAG GCGCAGAACGACTTGTTGCCAAGGGCAACCAAGTTCTTGTCGCTGGACAAGTGCCTGCCTCACCGAGACTTCCTGCAG ATAGTGGATATCGAGCAGGACCCCAGTGCCTCGGACCGGCTGGAGTATGACCCAGAGTGGCTGTCCATCCTAAAGAACACCTCCAGCCTGGTCAACACGACTGCCAGGACCTGGAACATGCCAGAGAACAACGGCCTCTTCTCTCG GTGGGATTACAGCGCCTCTGAGTCTGGCCTGAAGGAGGTCCAGTCTGACCTAGGGGGTGACCTACGTGTCCCTGAGAACTTCAGCGCTACCGTGCCCCACTACGACCCCAACAACCCCCAGTTACAGCGAGAGCCCACCTATGCAGTGAACCCCCAAACCACAGAGCTGTGCGCCTGCTTGGGGCTCACCGATCCCAACGCATGCAGGACTGGGGGGGTAGGctgggaggaggaagaggaggaggaggaggaggataaCCTGAGCACAGGGAGCGCAGAGGAGCCCAGCGAATACCCCACTGACACCTCAGGGCTGTCCAGCTCCGTCAACCCTGATGAGATCACCATCGAAGAGGAGTGGGAGGAGGATGGCGAGGCAGCGGCGATGCAGAACCCCCCAGCACGCCTCGTCCTGCCCTCTCCCAGTAGAACCAGCAACAGTGAGGTGTTGATCGAGAATCGGCCCCCATTTTCCCTCTCTGCCAGCCTGCCCGAACCCATGGGGGTGTCGTCCTCAGAGGAATTCACCAATGAGAAGCCGGCACGGCACAAAGGGGTGGTCATAACAGATGACATGGAGGGGAACAGCTCGCCCCCTGCTGGAGAGAGCGGCACAGCACGGCCTCCCAAGCGCATCAGTGGGGAGAACGCAGCTACGGGCGAGGGTTCGAAGAAGATCAAGAGGAGGAATCAGACCATCTACACTgcacaggaagaggaggaggaggaggaggagagagactgCTGA